In Desulfonatronovibrio magnus, a genomic segment contains:
- a CDS encoding putative toxin-antitoxin system toxin component, PIN family: protein MIVVMDTNVLVSGMINPHGPPGRLVDLLRSGDLRVAVDDRILAEYVDVLHRPRLSRYFVSSDLTQIMDYLRSGSMHVLVRQHVRGLPDQSDAPFLEVAMAAKIPLVTGNIRHYPDEWRQKCVILAPTDFLDSLVGE, encoded by the coding sequence ATGATCGTGGTCATGGACACCAATGTTCTTGTCTCAGGCATGATCAACCCACATGGCCCTCCAGGCCGCCTTGTGGATTTGCTACGTTCCGGTGATTTGCGTGTTGCTGTGGATGACCGGATTCTTGCTGAATACGTAGATGTTTTGCACCGGCCACGGCTTTCTCGTTACTTTGTATCCTCGGATTTGACGCAGATTATGGATTATCTGCGAAGCGGCAGCATGCATGTGCTGGTCAGGCAACATGTCAGAGGCCTGCCTGATCAGAGCGATGCGCCTTTTTTGGAAGTGGCTATGGCCGCGAAGATTCCTTTGGTCACCGGAAACATTCGGCATTATCCGGATGAGTGGCGTCAGAAATGTGTCATCCTTGCGCCAACCGATTTTTTGGACAGTCTGGTTGGCGAATAG